The proteins below are encoded in one region of Herpetosiphon gulosus:
- a CDS encoding SWIM zinc finger family protein: MQTVIQTAMLTHFGQLAAAITMAAPTPALHSSAALLLARCDEIVPSYAAPTSITATALKPIQPSSPLASLLQSDTTADDRWCFRVQQALLIAGDCSRRQLYEAVVLVLGQQVTRSAATTFTVQGSKAYTVTLANGIDHTEGFTCQCRGFWSHGGGQLCKHVLAAALIALDPEEGAC, translated from the coding sequence ATGCAGACCGTCATCCAAACCGCCATGCTCACCCACTTCGGCCAACTCGCGGCGGCGATCACCATGGCCGCCCCCACCCCAGCGCTGCATAGTTCGGCGGCGCTGCTCTTGGCCCGCTGTGACGAGATTGTGCCCAGTTATGCTGCACCAACCTCAATCACCGCCACCGCCCTCAAACCGATTCAGCCGAGCAGCCCGCTCGCGAGCTTGCTCCAGAGCGACACGACAGCGGATGACCGCTGGTGTTTTCGAGTACAACAGGCACTCCTGATTGCCGGGGATTGTTCGCGCCGCCAACTCTATGAGGCGGTCGTACTCGTCCTCGGACAGCAGGTGACCCGCAGCGCTGCGACCACGTTCACGGTGCAGGGGTCAAAAGCCTACACCGTCACGCTGGCCAATGGCATCGACCATACCGAGGGTTTTACCTGCCAATGTCGCGGATTTTGGAGCCATGGCGGAGGCCAACTCTGCAAGCATGTGCTCGCTGCCGCGCTAATTGCGCTTGATCCGGAGGAAGGCGCATGCTGA
- a CDS encoding JAB domain-containing protein yields MAIDAIPTLLDLFNPTRPTARDQAQAAALWRAADQSWNTLARMTEEELTPIVGRAHAIRLRTAFAMGHAKLAEAVTGEPITTPMQVVALLQAEMSHLEQEELRVISLSTHAHIIGMHTVVVGTLNTAYCRMADLFREPLRRNAASIILAHNHPSGMVWASPEDILLTKQAIQAGQLLEIELLDHLIIGKGGYTSMRERRLAWSH; encoded by the coding sequence ATGGCCATTGATGCCATTCCAACCCTGCTTGACCTGTTCAATCCCACCCGCCCAACCGCTCGCGATCAGGCGCAGGCTGCCGCGCTCTGGCGGGCCGCTGACCAGTCGTGGAATACCCTCGCTCGCATGACCGAGGAGGAGTTAACCCCCATCGTTGGCCGTGCCCATGCCATCCGGCTGCGCACCGCCTTCGCGATGGGCCACGCCAAACTAGCCGAAGCCGTGACGGGCGAACCGATCACCACACCCATGCAGGTCGTAGCGTTGCTCCAAGCGGAGATGAGTCACTTGGAACAGGAAGAACTGCGGGTGATCTCGCTTTCAACCCACGCGCACATCATCGGCATGCACACCGTTGTGGTCGGAACGCTCAACACCGCCTATTGCCGGATGGCTGACCTGTTTCGCGAACCCCTGCGCCGCAATGCCGCCTCGATAATCCTTGCCCACAACCACCCGTCGGGGATGGTGTGGGCATCGCCCGAGGACATCCTGCTCACCAAGCAGGCCATTCAGGCAGGTCAACTCTTAGAGATCGAGCTACTGGATCATCTCATCATCGGTAAAGGCGGCTATACCAGCATGCGCGAGCGACGGCTTGCGTGGAGTCATTAA